In one window of Escherichia coli DSM 30083 = JCM 1649 = ATCC 11775 DNA:
- the artM gene encoding arginine ABC transporter permease ArtM: protein MFEYLPELMKGLHTSLTLTVASLIVALILALIFTIILTLKTPVLVWLVRGYITLFTGTPLLVQIFLIYYGPGQFPTLQEYPALWHLLSEPWLCALIALSLNSAAYTTQLFYGAIRAIPEGQWQSCSALGMSKKDTLAILLPYAFKRSLSSYSNEVVLVFKSTSLAYTITLMEVMGYSQLLYGRTYDVMVFGAAGIIYLVVNGLLTLMMRLIERKALAFERRN, encoded by the coding sequence ATGTTTGAGTATTTACCCGAACTGATGAAAGGGCTGCACACCAGCCTGACGCTAACCGTTGCCTCGCTGATTGTGGCACTGATTCTGGCATTGATTTTTACCATCATCCTGACGCTGAAAACGCCGGTGCTGGTGTGGCTGGTGCGGGGCTATATCACGCTGTTTACCGGTACGCCGCTGCTGGTGCAGATCTTCCTGATTTATTACGGACCGGGCCAGTTCCCAACGTTGCAGGAGTATCCGGCACTGTGGCATTTGTTGTCAGAACCGTGGTTATGTGCGCTGATTGCGTTGTCGCTGAACAGTGCGGCGTACACCACGCAGCTGTTTTACGGTGCGATTCGCGCGATCCCGGAAGGTCAATGGCAGTCCTGTAGCGCCCTGGGAATGAGCAAAAAAGATACGCTGGCGATCCTGCTGCCGTACGCGTTTAAACGCTCGCTCTCTTCTTATTCCAACGAAGTGGTGCTGGTGTTCAAAAGTACCTCTCTGGCTTACACCATTACGCTGATGGAAGTGATGGGATACAGCCAGTTGTTGTACGGACGCACCTACGATGTAATGGTATTTGGCGCGGCGGGGATTATTTACCTGGTCGTCAACGGCCTGCTGACGCTGATGATGCGTCTGATCGAGCGTAAAGCACTGGCATTCGAACGGCGGAATTAA
- the potH gene encoding putrescine ABC transporter permease PotH produces MSTLEPAAQSKPPGGFKLWLSQLQMKHGRKLVIALPYIWLILLFLLPFLIVFKISLAEMARAIPPYTELMEWADGQLSITLNLGNFLQLTDDPLYFDAYLQSLQVAAISTICCLLIGYPLAWAVTHSKPSTRNILLLLVILPSWTSFLIRVYAWMGILKNNGVLNNFLLWLGVIDQPLTILHTNFAVYIGIVYAYVPFMVLPIYTALIRIDYSLVEAALDLGARPLKTFFTVIMPLTKGGIIAGSMLVFIPAVGEFVIPELLGGPDSIMIGRVLWQEFFNNRDWPVASAVAIIMLLLLIVPIMWFHKHQQKSVGEHG; encoded by the coding sequence GCCGGGCGGATTTAAGCTGTGGTTGTCGCAGCTGCAAATGAAGCATGGGCGCAAACTGGTCATTGCGTTGCCATATATCTGGTTGATCTTGCTGTTTCTGCTGCCATTTCTGATCGTCTTTAAAATAAGCCTGGCGGAGATGGCGCGCGCTATTCCACCTTATACCGAATTGATGGAGTGGGCTGACGGGCAACTTTCTATCACTCTTAATCTCGGTAATTTTCTGCAACTGACCGACGATCCGCTCTATTTTGATGCTTATCTCCAGTCGTTACAGGTGGCGGCGATTTCGACTATTTGCTGTTTACTGATCGGCTATCCGCTGGCGTGGGCGGTGACGCACAGTAAGCCTTCGACCCGTAATATCTTATTACTACTGGTGATCCTGCCGTCGTGGACCTCGTTTCTGATTCGTGTCTACGCCTGGATGGGAATATTAAAAAACAACGGTGTGCTGAATAATTTTCTGCTGTGGCTGGGGGTTATCGATCAACCGCTGACCATTCTGCATACCAACTTTGCGGTTTATATTGGCATTGTTTACGCCTACGTGCCGTTTATGGTGCTGCCGATTTACACCGCGTTGATTCGTATTGATTATTCGCTGGTAGAAGCGGCACTGGATCTCGGTGCACGACCGCTGAAAACGTTCTTTACCGTGATCATGCCACTCACCAAAGGGGGGATTATTGCCGGATCGATGCTGGTGTTTATCCCTGCTGTGGGCGAGTTTGTGATCCCGGAACTGCTCGGTGGCCCGGACAGCATCATGATCGGGCGCGTGCTGTGGCAGGAGTTCTTTAACAACCGCGACTGGCCGGTAGCCTCGGCGGTAGCGATCATCATGTTGCTGCTGCTAATTGTGCCGATAATGTGGTTTCACAAACACCAGCAAAAAAGCGTGGGAGAACACGGATGA
- the artQ gene encoding arginine ABC transporter permease ArtQ, giving the protein MNEFFPLASAAGMTVGLAVCALIVGLALAMFFAVWESAKWRPVAWAGSALVTILRGLPEILVVLFIYFGSSQLLLTLSDGFTINLGFVQIPVQMDIENFDVSPFLCGVIALSLLYAAYASQTLRGALKAVPVGQWESGQALGLSKSAIFFRLVMPQMWRHALPGLGNQWLVLLKDTALVSLISVNDLMLQTKSIATRTQEPFTWYIVAAVIYLVITLLSQYILKRIDLRATRFERRPS; this is encoded by the coding sequence ATGAATGAATTTTTTCCTTTAGCAAGCGCCGCCGGGATGACCGTCGGCCTTGCCGTTTGTGCATTGATTGTCGGGCTGGCGCTGGCGATGTTCTTTGCGGTATGGGAGTCTGCGAAATGGCGTCCTGTCGCGTGGGCAGGTTCAGCGCTGGTAACCATTCTGCGTGGCCTGCCAGAAATTCTGGTGGTGCTGTTTATCTATTTTGGCTCCTCGCAGCTGCTGCTGACGCTTTCGGATGGCTTCACTATCAATCTTGGGTTCGTGCAGATCCCGGTGCAGATGGACATTGAGAACTTCGACGTTAGCCCGTTCCTTTGTGGTGTCATCGCACTGTCACTGCTGTATGCCGCCTATGCCTCGCAAACGCTGCGTGGTGCATTAAAAGCGGTGCCGGTGGGTCAGTGGGAATCCGGTCAGGCGCTGGGGCTGTCGAAATCGGCTATCTTTTTCCGTCTGGTGATGCCGCAGATGTGGCGTCATGCGCTGCCAGGTCTCGGTAACCAGTGGCTGGTGCTGCTGAAAGATACCGCGCTGGTCAGTTTGATTAGTGTGAATGATTTAATGCTACAAACCAAAAGCATCGCTACCCGTACACAGGAACCGTTTACCTGGTACATTGTGGCGGCGGTGATTTACCTGGTGATCACCCTGCTCAGTCAGTACATTCTCAAACGCATTGACCTGCGCGCGACACGTTTTGAGCGGAGGCCCAGCTAA
- the artJ gene encoding arginine ABC transporter substrate-binding protein ArtJ, giving the protein MKKLVLAALLASFTFGASAAEKINFGVSATYPPFESIGANNEIVGFDIDLAKALCKQMQAECTFTNHAFDSLIPSLKFRKYDAVISGMDITPERSKQVSFTTPYYENSAVVIAKKDTYKTFADLKGKRIGMENGTTHQKYIQDQHPEVKTVSYDSYQNAFIDLKNGRIDGVFGDTAVVNEWLKTNPQLGVATEKVTDPQYFGTGLGIAVRPDNKALLEKLNNALAAIKADGTYQKINDQWFPQ; this is encoded by the coding sequence ATGAAAAAGTTAGTTCTTGCCGCTTTACTTGCTTCTTTTACTTTCGGTGCTTCTGCCGCAGAGAAAATCAATTTTGGCGTTTCAGCCACCTATCCACCCTTTGAATCTATAGGTGCTAATAATGAGATTGTCGGCTTTGATATCGACCTGGCAAAAGCCTTGTGCAAACAAATGCAGGCAGAATGTACTTTTACTAATCACGCGTTCGACAGCCTGATCCCGTCACTGAAATTCAGAAAATATGACGCCGTAATCTCCGGAATGGATATCACGCCGGAGCGTAGCAAACAGGTATCGTTTACCACGCCCTACTACGAAAACTCAGCCGTCGTGATTGCCAAAAAAGATACCTACAAAACGTTTGCCGATCTGAAAGGCAAACGTATTGGGATGGAAAACGGCACCACGCACCAGAAATATATTCAGGATCAGCACCCGGAAGTAAAAACTGTCTCCTATGACAGTTATCAGAATGCCTTTATCGATCTGAAAAATGGCCGTATTGATGGCGTATTTGGTGACACCGCAGTGGTAAACGAATGGCTGAAAACCAATCCGCAACTGGGCGTTGCTACTGAAAAAGTGACCGATCCGCAATACTTCGGCACCGGCCTGGGTATCGCTGTACGTCCGGATAACAAAGCTCTGCTGGAAAAACTGAATAACGCGCTGGCAGCAATTAAAGCTGACGGTACATATCAGAAAATCAATGACCAGTGGTTCCCACAGTAA
- the ybjO gene encoding YbjO family protein, producing MEDETLGFFKKTSSSHARLNVPALVQVAALAIIMIRGLDVLMIFNTLGVRGIGEFIHRSVQTWSLTLVFLSSLVLVFIEIWCAFSLVKGRRWARWLYLLTQITAASYLWAASLGYGYPELFSIPGESKREIFHSLMLQKLPDMLILMLLFVPSTSRRFFQLQ from the coding sequence ATGGAAGACGAAACGTTGGGATTTTTTAAGAAAACATCTTCATCTCATGCTCGCCTGAATGTGCCTGCGCTGGTGCAGGTGGCGGCGCTCGCCATTATTATGATCCGTGGCCTCGACGTGCTGATGATTTTCAATACGCTGGGCGTGCGCGGTATTGGCGAGTTCATTCATCGCAGCGTACAAACCTGGAGTTTAACGCTGGTCTTTTTGAGCAGTCTGGTGCTGGTTTTCATTGAGATCTGGTGTGCGTTTTCACTGGTGAAAGGGCGTCGCTGGGCGCGCTGGCTGTATCTGTTGACACAAATCACAGCCGCAAGTTACTTGTGGGCGGCCTCGCTGGGGTATGGTTATCCGGAGCTGTTCAGCATTCCCGGTGAATCAAAACGTGAAATCTTCCATAGCCTGATGCTGCAGAAGCTGCCGGATATGCTCATCCTGATGCTGCTGTTCGTTCCCTCGACCAGTCGGCGGTTCTTCCAGTTGCAATAA
- the potI gene encoding putrescine ABC transporter permease PotI: protein MNNLPVVRSPWRIVILLLGFTFLYAPMLMLVIYSFNSSKLVTVWAGWSTRWYGELLRDDAMMSAVGLSLTIAACAATAAAILGTIAAVVLVRFGRFRGSNGFAFMITAPLVMPDVITGLSLLLLFVALAHAIGWPADRGMLTIWLAHVTFCTAYVAVVISSRLRELDRSIEEAAMDLGATPLKVFFVITLPMIMPAIISGWLLAFTLSLDDLVIASFVSGPGATTLPMLVFSSVRMGVNPEINALATLILGAVGIVGFIAWYLMARAEKQRIRDIQRARRG, encoded by the coding sequence ATGAATAATTTACCGGTTGTTCGTTCGCCCTGGCGGATTGTGATTTTGCTGCTGGGCTTCACCTTTCTCTACGCGCCAATGCTGATGCTGGTTATCTATTCATTCAACAGCTCGAAACTGGTGACGGTGTGGGCCGGCTGGTCAACGCGCTGGTATGGCGAATTATTGCGCGATGACGCGATGATGAGTGCGGTTGGTTTAAGTCTGACAATTGCAGCCTGTGCGGCAACGGCAGCGGCGATCCTCGGGACGATTGCGGCGGTGGTGTTGGTGCGTTTTGGCAGGTTTCGCGGATCAAATGGTTTTGCCTTTATGATCACCGCGCCGCTGGTGATGCCAGATGTCATCACGGGTTTGTCGCTGTTGTTGTTATTCGTCGCGCTTGCTCATGCTATTGGCTGGCCTGCGGACCGCGGTATGCTCACCATCTGGCTGGCGCATGTCACTTTCTGTACGGCTTATGTGGCAGTCGTTATTTCGTCGCGTCTGCGGGAACTGGATCGCTCGATAGAAGAAGCCGCGATGGATCTCGGTGCGACGCCGCTGAAAGTGTTTTTTGTCATTACGCTACCGATGATCATGCCCGCGATCATTTCTGGCTGGTTACTGGCTTTTACTTTGTCGCTTGATGATCTGGTGATCGCCAGCTTTGTTTCCGGGCCGGGAGCCACCACTTTACCGATGCTGGTCTTTTCCAGCGTGCGGATGGGGGTGAATCCGGAAATCAACGCCCTGGCAACATTGATCCTCGGCGCGGTCGGAATTGTCGGATTTATCGCCTGGTATCTGATGGCGCGCGCAGAAAAACAGCGGATACGCGACATCCAGCGTGCAAGACGTGGCTGA
- the rlmC gene encoding 23S rRNA (uracil(747)-C(5))-methyltransferase RlmC yields the protein MQCALYDAGRCRSCQWITQPIPEQLSAKTVDLKNLLADFPVEEWCAPVSGPEQGFRNKAKMVVSGSVEKPLLGMLHRDGTPEDLCDCPLYPASFAPVFAALKPFIARAGLTPYNVARKRGELKYILLTESQSDGGMMLRFVLRSDTKLAQLRKALPWLQEQLPQLKVITVNIQPVHMAIMEGETEIYLTEQQALAERFNDVPLWIRPQSFFQTNPAVASQLYATARDWVRQLPVKHMWDLFCGVGGFGLHCATPDMQLTGIEIAPEAIACAKQSAAELGLTRLQFQALDSTQFATAQGEVPELVLVNPPRRGIGKPLCDYLSTMAPRFIIYSSCNAQTMAKDIRELPGYRIERVQLFDMFPHTAHYEVLTLLVKQ from the coding sequence ATGCAGTGCGCACTTTACGACGCGGGTCGCTGTCGTTCCTGTCAGTGGATAACGCAGCCGATTCCAGAGCAACTCTCCGCTAAAACCGTCGATCTTAAAAATCTGCTCGCCGATTTTCCGGTTGAGGAATGGTGTGCGCCGGTGTCAGGCCCGGAACAAGGGTTTCGTAATAAAGCCAAAATGGTGGTGAGTGGTAGCGTTGAAAAACCACTGCTCGGTATGCTGCATCGGGATGGTACACCGGAAGACCTTTGTGACTGCCCGCTTTATCCAGCCTCATTTGCGCCCGTTTTTGCGGCGCTAAAACCGTTTATCGCCCGTGCGGGTTTAACGCCTTACAACGTGGCGCGTAAACGTGGTGAACTGAAATACATTCTGCTGACTGAAAGCCAGAGCGATGGCGGCATGATGCTGCGTTTTGTACTGCGTTCTGATACCAAACTGGCGCAACTGCGTAAGGCGCTGCCGTGGTTACAGGAACAATTACCGCAGCTGAAAGTTATTACCGTCAATATTCAGCCGGTACATATGGCGATTATGGAAGGGGAGACGGAGATCTACCTGACCGAACAACAGGCACTGGCAGAGCGTTTTAATGACGTACCGCTGTGGATCCGTCCGCAAAGTTTCTTCCAGACTAATCCGGCGGTCGCCAGCCAGCTGTACGCCACCGCGCGCGACTGGGTACGACAGCTGCCGGTTAAACATATGTGGGATCTGTTCTGCGGTGTGGGTGGCTTTGGTTTACACTGCGCGACGCCTGACATGCAGTTAACCGGGATCGAAATTGCACCAGAGGCCATTGCCTGTGCGAAGCAGTCAGCCGCTGAACTGGGCTTAACGCGTTTGCAATTTCAGGCGCTGGACTCTACGCAGTTTGCCACCGCTCAGGGGGAAGTGCCGGAGCTGGTGCTGGTTAACCCGCCGCGCCGCGGCATCGGTAAACCGCTGTGTGATTATCTCTCAACGATGGCACCGCGTTTTATTATCTACTCCAGCTGTAACGCCCAAACTATGGCGAAAGATATCCGCGAACTGCCTGGTTATCGCATCGAACGGGTACAGCTTTTTGATATGTTCCCGCACACCGCGCACTATGAAGTGCTGACGCTGCTGGTGAAGCAATAA